One genomic window of Alphaproteobacteria bacterium includes the following:
- a CDS encoding transketolase C-terminal domain-containing protein has translation MNALPDWSAMANQSRLAFGQAVTAMAQEDESVVAVSADTLDLVGLRTMMAASPERVIEAGIAEQNAMGIASGLATTGMRPFLCGYAPFITARSMEQLRNDVAYANQRVVIGAAASGVSLGVAGGTHHALEDLALLRCLPNTTVVVPADAHQAWHATLASENIDGPLYVRLGGRVEEPPVTAKDASFALGKADVLWSGNDIAVITCGALVGPALEAAETLAGSGVSARVINMHTIKPLDEAAVLVAAECGTVVTAEEHHLTGGLGGAVAELLARERPTPMRMIGMPDTYAVVGPTDKVRAKYGMSAAAIVEACQGLLG, from the coding sequence ATGAACGCGCTTCCCGATTGGTCCGCCATGGCCAACCAGTCGCGCCTCGCCTTCGGGCAGGCCGTCACGGCGATGGCACAGGAAGACGAAAGCGTCGTTGCTGTTTCTGCCGACACTCTCGACCTGGTCGGCTTGCGCACCATGATGGCGGCTTCGCCCGAGCGAGTCATCGAGGCCGGCATCGCCGAGCAGAATGCCATGGGGATCGCCTCGGGCCTCGCGACTACTGGCATGCGGCCGTTCCTTTGTGGATACGCGCCTTTCATCACCGCACGCTCCATGGAGCAACTGCGCAACGACGTCGCCTACGCCAATCAACGGGTGGTGATCGGCGCCGCGGCGAGCGGCGTCTCGCTGGGAGTCGCCGGCGGCACCCACCACGCGCTCGAAGACCTGGCACTGCTACGCTGTCTACCCAACACGACCGTGGTTGTGCCGGCGGACGCTCACCAGGCATGGCACGCGACGCTGGCCAGCGAGAACATCGATGGCCCGCTCTATGTCCGCCTCGGTGGCCGCGTGGAGGAACCGCCGGTGACAGCCAAGGACGCATCTTTCGCACTTGGAAAGGCCGATGTGCTGTGGAGCGGTAACGACATCGCCGTCATTACCTGCGGCGCGCTAGTCGGCCCGGCCCTGGAAGCAGCCGAGACTTTGGCCGGGAGCGGTGTCTCCGCCCGCGTCATCAACATGCACACTATCAAGCCCCTCGACGAGGCGGCGGTGTTGGTGGCGGCGGAATGCGGTACGGTGGTCACGGCTGAGGAACACCACCTGACGGGCGGCCTCGGCGGCGCCGTTGCCGAGTTGCTGGCGCGAGAGCGCCCAACGCCCATGCGCATGATCGGCATGCCCGACACATATGCCGTCGTCGGTCCCACCGACAAGGTCCGCGCCAAATACGGCATGAGCGCGGCGGCTATCGTGGAGGCGTGTCAGGGCCTATTGGGCTAA